From Streptomyces sp. CMB-StM0423, a single genomic window includes:
- a CDS encoding ABC transporter ATP-binding protein, which translates to MSDLAPARPAVLAAEGTPRPPLVTVTGLAVRLPAGPVLLPETSAEIHAGQVTALMGASGSGKTTLLRALIGHLPPGAVVDGGVDVLGRTPHRLPTGELRALRRTEVAYVGQDPGSALNPRMTARRLVAELATDPSAYNVLGMLAECRLPVDTGIADRRPTALSGGQQRRVALARALARTPRILLLDEPTAGLDAAVRDDIAHLLRDLATSRDLAVVVATHDPHLAKTCADHTIRLTTRPSPTPAPRAATDRPAASATYDTSDGDGIAAEAIDAYFGNGRRRHPVLTGVAFTAAPGSATAVTGPSGSGKTTLLRILAGLHPTHTGRLTLDGHALAARAQSRTREQRRRIQLVPQDPLATLNPRHTVGQQLARPLRMRPDLPKTARPARVAELLAQVDLPADHADRYPGELSGGQRQRVSIARALACKPGILLCDEVTSALDADTAAGIMDLLTHLRALHRMTLVVVSHEHTLITRYTDTVHVLEAGRITHSGPTTALLGRAGTGEAAS; encoded by the coding sequence GTGAGCGACCTGGCCCCCGCCCGTCCCGCAGTCCTCGCCGCCGAAGGCACACCGCGGCCCCCGCTCGTCACCGTCACCGGCCTGGCTGTACGCCTGCCGGCAGGGCCCGTGCTGCTGCCTGAAACCAGCGCGGAGATCCACGCGGGACAGGTCACGGCCCTCATGGGCGCCTCCGGCTCCGGCAAGACGACCCTGCTGCGCGCACTCATCGGCCATCTGCCCCCCGGCGCCGTCGTCGACGGCGGCGTCGACGTCCTCGGCCGCACCCCGCACCGTCTGCCGACCGGCGAACTGCGCGCCCTGCGCCGCACCGAGGTCGCCTACGTCGGCCAGGACCCCGGCTCCGCCCTCAACCCCCGCATGACCGCCCGCCGCCTCGTCGCCGAACTCGCCACCGATCCGTCGGCCTACAACGTCCTCGGCATGCTGGCCGAGTGCCGGCTGCCTGTCGACACCGGGATCGCCGACCGCAGGCCCACCGCCCTCTCCGGCGGCCAGCAGCGACGCGTGGCGCTTGCCCGCGCCCTCGCCCGTACACCCAGGATCCTGCTCCTCGACGAGCCGACCGCCGGACTGGACGCGGCCGTACGCGACGACATCGCCCACCTTCTCCGCGACCTCGCCACCAGCCGGGATCTCGCCGTCGTCGTCGCCACCCACGACCCGCACCTGGCGAAGACCTGCGCCGACCACACCATCCGCCTCACCACCAGGCCCTCCCCCACCCCGGCCCCACGCGCAGCCACCGACCGGCCCGCCGCCTCGGCCACGTACGACACCTCGGACGGCGACGGCATCGCCGCCGAAGCGATCGACGCGTACTTCGGCAACGGCCGCCGCCGGCATCCCGTCCTCACCGGCGTCGCGTTCACCGCCGCCCCCGGCTCGGCCACCGCCGTCACCGGCCCTTCCGGGTCGGGCAAAACCACCCTCCTGCGCATCCTCGCCGGACTCCACCCCACCCACACCGGACGCCTGACCCTCGACGGCCACGCCCTGGCCGCACGCGCCCAGAGCCGCACGCGGGAACAGCGACGCCGTATCCAACTCGTCCCCCAGGACCCCCTCGCCACGCTCAACCCCCGGCACACGGTCGGCCAACAACTGGCCCGCCCCCTGCGCATGCGCCCGGACCTGCCCAAGACCGCCCGGCCCGCCCGCGTCGCCGAACTCCTCGCCCAGGTCGACCTCCCCGCCGACCACGCCGACCGCTACCCGGGCGAACTGTCCGGCGGACAACGCCAGCGCGTCTCCATCGCCCGCGCCCTGGCCTGCAAACCCGGCATCCTGCTCTGCGACGAAGTCACCTCCGCCCTCGATGCCGACACCGCCGCGGGGATCATGGACCTCCTCACCCACCTGCGCGCCCTACACCGGATGACCCTGGTCGTGGTCTCCCACGAACACACCCTGATCACCCGCTACACCGACACGGTCCACGTCCTCGAAGCAGGCCGGATCACCCACAGCGGCCCCACGACCGCACTGCTCGGTAGGGCCGGCACAGGGGAAGCGGCGAGCTGA
- a CDS encoding iron chelate uptake ABC transporter family permease subunit has protein sequence MADPGILGVTAGAAFFVALGVGPFGIGSLTGYVWLAFAGAILITGAIYLIGSAGRGPVDPIRLVLAGVALGAVLSGITTDMTLLSPRAFEEMRHWNADSLVGRDLGVV, from the coding sequence GTGGCCGACCCGGGGATCCTCGGCGTCACCGCCGGCGCCGCGTTCTTCGTCGCCCTCGGTGTCGGCCCGTTCGGCATCGGTTCCCTCACCGGCTACGTGTGGCTGGCGTTCGCCGGCGCCATCCTGATCACCGGCGCGATCTACCTGATCGGGTCCGCCGGACGCGGTCCGGTAGACCCGATCAGGCTGGTCCTCGCCGGCGTCGCGCTTGGTGCCGTCCTCAGCGGCATCACCACCGACATGACCCTGCTCTCCCCGCGCGCCTTCGAAGAGATGCGCCACTGGAACGCCGACTCTCTCGTCGGCCGGGACCTCGGCGTGGTGTGA
- a CDS encoding phosphatase PAP2 family protein, producing MAAAAFAALASVVLVGGNGPLPPDTAVHDLALNSRSSSAVADVRSVTATGIGIVPYLLAVAAGLIAAPALITGRAQRPVTRLALPALTFPAWLALGEKVRYALMTQIARPRPPADDWLTHGSRWSFPSGHAAISAMAAGLLVLALLSRRPPAARLWIALVVAWAMLVGISRVWLGVHWISDVIGGWLLALAWTLLAAVVAAHIRSWWSPQESSRPDDIASPCTDEPATAP from the coding sequence TTGGCCGCTGCTGCGTTCGCGGCTCTGGCGTCAGTCGTGCTTGTCGGCGGAAACGGCCCGCTGCCGCCCGATACTGCTGTCCACGACCTCGCGCTGAACAGCCGATCGTCCTCCGCCGTTGCCGATGTCCGCTCGGTCACGGCGACCGGCATCGGCATCGTCCCCTACCTCCTGGCCGTGGCGGCCGGACTGATCGCCGCGCCCGCCCTGATCACTGGTCGCGCCCAGCGCCCGGTGACCAGACTCGCCCTTCCTGCCCTCACGTTCCCGGCATGGCTGGCGTTGGGAGAGAAGGTGCGCTACGCCCTCATGACACAGATCGCCCGACCGCGCCCGCCTGCGGACGACTGGCTCACCCACGGTTCACGCTGGTCCTTCCCCTCCGGGCACGCCGCGATCTCGGCGATGGCCGCCGGCCTGCTCGTTCTCGCACTCCTCTCCCGACGCCCGCCAGCAGCACGCCTGTGGATAGCCCTGGTCGTGGCATGGGCCATGCTGGTCGGGATCAGTCGCGTGTGGCTCGGAGTGCACTGGATCAGCGACGTAATCGGCGGCTGGCTCCTCGCCCTGGCCTGGACCCTCCTCGCCGCGGTAGTCGCCGCTCACATCCGATCTTGGTGGTCGCCCCAAGAGAGCAGTCGGCCAGACGACATCGCCTCCCCCTGCACGGATGAACCAGCCACCGCCCCCTGA
- a CDS encoding PP2C family protein-serine/threonine phosphatase — MRLFPALLLCIAALLNVVTPAHLTFIGLFVAAPLIAAAIDTPRTTLATAVATIVITTPFLTVVSEPPDLSATERWVLVSTVVVVSGLALAVNAVVTAAHRRTASALGIAEIVQRAVVPPPPPRTGPLRIAARYRPAQRGTLVGGDLYATQETSFGTRLIVGDVSGKGLGAAAAVAVVLGAFREWSTHEPELARLAWRLEQALLRENRRMHLLDPEEGFVTAVLAEIPHSAPDRLHAVCCGHPPPLLLPPGRPPRYLPVPESAPPLGLGREPEALKDDVRHTDFPPGTFLLMYTDGVTEARNALGEFYDPATALDGRTFHDPDDLADALTADIIAHTGGALRDDAAVLAVHHIPDPP, encoded by the coding sequence GTGCGCCTCTTCCCAGCCCTCCTGCTGTGCATCGCGGCCCTCCTCAACGTCGTGACCCCTGCCCACCTGACCTTCATCGGTCTGTTCGTCGCCGCGCCGCTGATCGCCGCGGCGATCGACACCCCGCGGACCACCCTCGCCACCGCGGTGGCCACCATCGTGATCACCACGCCCTTCCTGACCGTGGTCAGCGAACCTCCCGACCTCTCGGCGACGGAACGATGGGTGCTGGTGAGCACCGTCGTGGTGGTCTCGGGACTCGCGCTGGCCGTCAACGCCGTCGTGACCGCGGCACACAGACGCACGGCGTCGGCGCTGGGTATCGCGGAGATCGTGCAGCGAGCCGTCGTACCGCCACCGCCGCCGCGTACCGGCCCGCTGCGAATCGCCGCACGCTACCGCCCGGCGCAGCGGGGCACACTGGTCGGCGGTGACCTGTACGCGACACAGGAGACGTCCTTCGGCACCCGGTTGATCGTCGGCGACGTCTCCGGCAAGGGCTTGGGCGCCGCCGCGGCGGTAGCCGTGGTGCTGGGCGCCTTCCGCGAGTGGTCCACCCACGAACCGGAGCTGGCCCGCCTGGCCTGGCGACTGGAACAGGCACTGCTGCGCGAGAACCGCCGGATGCACCTCCTCGACCCCGAAGAGGGATTCGTCACCGCCGTCCTCGCCGAGATCCCTCACAGCGCACCGGACCGACTGCACGCCGTCTGCTGCGGCCACCCGCCACCCCTGCTGCTGCCGCCCGGCAGGCCACCGCGCTACCTGCCCGTGCCGGAAAGCGCACCGCCACTCGGCCTGGGGAGGGAACCGGAAGCGCTCAAGGACGACGTACGCCACACGGACTTCCCACCCGGCACCTTCCTGCTGATGTACACCGACGGCGTCACCGAGGCCCGCAACGCACTCGGCGAGTTCTACGACCCGGCCACCGCACTCGACGGCCGCACCTTCCACGACCCCGACGACCTGGCCGACGCACTGACAGCGGACATCATCGCCCACACCGGCGGCGCGCTGCGGGACGACGCCGCCGTCCTCGCCGTCCACCACATCCCCGACCCGCCGTGA